The Rhinolophus ferrumequinum isolate MPI-CBG mRhiFer1 chromosome 6, mRhiFer1_v1.p, whole genome shotgun sequence genome has a window encoding:
- the LOC117024038 gene encoding dolichyl-diphosphooligosaccharide--protein glycosyltransferase subunit 4-like, which yields MEASTLQAQVIRIITDVQLTIFTNMLGVLLFLLVILCHYMAINNPKKQE from the exons atggaggcaagcactCTACAAG CCCAGGTGATCAGAATTATCACAGACGTGCAGCTCACCATTTTCACCAACATGCTGGGTGTGTTGCTCTTCCTGCTTGTCATTCTCTGTCACTACATGGCCATCAACAATCCCAAGAAACAGGAATGA